From the Rhinatrema bivittatum chromosome 7, aRhiBiv1.1, whole genome shotgun sequence genome, one window contains:
- the LOC115095049 gene encoding uncharacterized protein LOC115095049 isoform X2, translating to MTRRVLDGICNHVINTQNSEPVSRPQTSRDYGNGHTKKVAIGGGSYSQVGLHLPFMAINLFAIIGMVHTLYQPVEVTSRWGTIKWKNSTSSRTQDNFTCQAYDACVVWNITTTAKVVKAKTTQDKITFYNTSNTLTDTVCKFTSLPFPVYLPERGSVLIQVCILTIGYGPPIITLLTMQYVPLH from the exons ATAAACACGCAAAACTCCGAGCCAGTGTCACGACCACAAACGAGCAGGGACTATGGAAATGGGCACACGAAAAAAGTGGCCATTGGGGGCGGAAGCTACTCACAG GTTGGCTTGCACCTCCCGTTTATGGCGATCAACCTCTTTGCCATCATTGGTATGGTGCACACCCTATATCAGCCTGTAGAAGTAACCTCCAGATGGGGGACTATCAAGTGGAAGAACAGCACCTCCTCTCGGACGCAGGATAATTTCACATGTCAAGCATACGATGCTTGTGTGGTTTGGAACATCACCACAACTGCAAAAGTAGTGAAAGCAAAGACAACACAGGACAAAATCACGTTTTATAACACCTCCAATACATTAacagatactgtatgtaaatttaCATCACTTCCTTTCCCAGTCTATCTTCCTGAAAGAGGAAGTGTGCTAATACAAGTTTGCATACTAACAATTGGATACGGACCACCAATAATCACACTATTGACAATGCAATATGTACCCCTACACTAA